Proteins from one Thaumasiovibrio subtropicus genomic window:
- a CDS encoding YchJ family metal-binding protein produces MSLCPCGSQQAFADCCQPIISNPQNAHRPEQLMRSRYTAHCIKNVDYVVATYHPSCHAEQHRQAIAESVNSLWLKLDVVDASEVIGHEGYVHFIARYLDNGTCYFLEERSRFLFENGQWYYIDGEYPATPTPPQKIGRNDSCPCESGKKFKKCCSIRH; encoded by the coding sequence ATGTCATTGTGTCCTTGCGGCAGTCAGCAAGCATTTGCTGACTGTTGTCAGCCTATTATCTCCAACCCCCAAAATGCACATCGCCCTGAACAACTGATGCGATCACGCTATACCGCGCACTGCATTAAAAATGTCGACTATGTCGTCGCAACCTACCACCCAAGTTGCCATGCAGAACAGCATCGCCAAGCCATCGCAGAGTCTGTTAATAGCCTCTGGTTGAAGCTTGATGTCGTCGACGCTTCCGAAGTGATTGGGCATGAAGGCTATGTGCATTTCATTGCTCGCTACCTTGATAACGGTACTTGCTACTTTCTCGAAGAACGCTCTAGATTCCTGTTTGAGAATGGCCAATGGTATTACATCGATGGGGAATACCCGGCTACGCCAACGCCGCCGCAAAAAATAGGACGAAACGATAGTTGTCCATGCGAGAGTGGCAAAAAGTTCAAGAAGTGTTGCAGTATCCGCCACTGA
- the hisG gene encoding ATP phosphoribosyltransferase, with amino-acid sequence MQNQRLRIAIQKKGRLAKECQELLKRCGVKINMVGERLIVHAENMPIDLLLVRDDDIPGLIMDGVVDLGVIGENELEEVALDRIAQGGNAEYTTLRRLDFGGCRLSIAINKDAAYNGPQDLEGKRIATTYPHLVKRYMEERGVGFSTCMLTGSVEVAPRAGLADAICDLVSTGATLEANGLKEVEVILRSKAVLIQRSGEFSAEKQALIEKLLTRMQGVIQAKESKYIMLHAPTERLEEIKSLLPGAEDPTVLPLSEDNSRVAVHLVSAENLFWETMEQLKSLGASSILVLPIEKMME; translated from the coding sequence ATGCAAAATCAACGACTACGTATCGCCATTCAAAAGAAAGGACGCTTAGCAAAAGAGTGTCAAGAACTCCTAAAACGTTGTGGTGTGAAAATTAACATGGTTGGTGAGCGCCTGATCGTTCACGCTGAAAACATGCCAATCGACTTGCTACTTGTTCGTGATGATGACATTCCGGGTCTCATTATGGATGGCGTTGTTGACCTCGGAGTGATTGGCGAGAACGAGCTCGAAGAAGTCGCACTCGACCGTATTGCTCAAGGCGGTAATGCCGAATACACCACACTACGCCGTCTTGATTTTGGTGGCTGCCGACTTTCAATCGCTATCAACAAAGACGCTGCTTACAACGGACCTCAAGACCTAGAAGGCAAACGCATTGCCACTACTTACCCACACCTCGTTAAACGCTACATGGAAGAGCGCGGCGTCGGTTTTAGCACCTGTATGCTAACAGGCTCTGTGGAGGTTGCCCCTCGTGCTGGCCTTGCTGATGCTATCTGTGATCTTGTCTCAACAGGCGCAACGCTAGAAGCAAACGGTCTAAAAGAAGTCGAAGTCATCCTACGGTCAAAGGCAGTGTTGATTCAGCGTAGCGGTGAGTTCTCAGCAGAAAAACAAGCGCTCATTGAAAAGTTACTGACGCGTATGCAAGGCGTGATTCAAGCTAAAGAATCAAAATACATCATGCTACATGCACCCACTGAGCGTCTGGAAGAGATCAAATCCCTGCTACCGGGCGCTGAAGATCCTACAGTACTGCCTCTCTCAGAAGATAACAGCCGAGTCGCCGTACATTTGGTAAGTGCGGAAAACTTATTCTGGGAAACCATGGAGCAACTTAAATCGCTTGGTGCCAGCTCAATTCTTGTGTTGCCAATTGAAAAGATGATGGAGTAA